A region of Leptolyngbya boryana PCC 6306 DNA encodes the following proteins:
- a CDS encoding PAS domain S-box protein: protein MARLMRSHDWSQTPLGSPEQWPQSLKTTVRIVLTSRHPMFVWWGDHLLNLYNDAYAVFLHTKHPALAQPAAQLWHEIWDQLEPRIESALHANEGTFDEALLFIMERKGYPEETYVTFSYSPIPNDEGTIGGILCACTDDTDRIVGERQLALLRELAAKTVDARTFDEACTLSASCLETNPYDFPFAFIYLVDPDRQCAVLAGTSGIEPGQALAPEVIAFEDDSIWSVAEVVKSQQVRLIEDLAACDNLPKGAWDRSPHQAVVVPIAASGRMGKAGILVVGLNPFRRFDDSYRGFIDLVSAQIAASIANAQAYEEERKRTEALAELDRAKTTFFSNVSHEFRTPLTLMLSPLEDLSNTLNGQLQPDQREQLQLIQRNGLRLQKLVNTLLDFSRIEAGRIQASYEPTDLAIYTAELASTFRSLVEQAGMALVIDCPALPEPVYVDRDMWEKIVLNLLSNAFKFTFTGSITVQLQPVGSSVQLSITDTGVGIPEAELPRLFERFHRVSGTRSRTYEGSGIGLALVQKLVKLHGGTIHVTSQVDHGTTFTIAIPFGTAHLPQERIEATRTLVSTALGANPYVVEASRWISDIEIEGSGSSNAELLLAVPTQSKHSSTPPARVLLVDDNADMRDYVKQLLSQYYKVEAVSDGFAALEAMTQRPPDLVLSDVMMPGLDGLGLLRELRANPLTQEIPMILLSARAGEESRIEGLEAGADDYLTKPFSTRELLSRVEANLKLSQLRLVAGQREQLLRQQAETARQQVETILSSIQDGFYVLDRNWHFTYVSDRLCEMAGKSREELLGHNNWELFPEAVDTEVYVQFQRSLREQIPLQFEYLYLPWNRWFEYRVYPSVDGLTIFATEVTDRKRAEAQLRESEKFLQAINETAPNLLYIFDLNERRNVYVSPQIFHILGISSADLQAFDSQLLAELFHPDDLEQIEQHHDRIRAAQEDDIFTIEYRMKHASGQWLWLSSRDKIFARDQQGNPTQILGSAIDISDRKRAEEALQESLAILNTVNEVTPTLIYIKDRQRRLQMVNPATARLLGKSEAELIGKTEVDYLRPEEAEQIAENDCRVMDSGQVITFEERVVVPEGSRIFLSAKAPYRDEQGNIIGLIGVSTDITDRKQAEATLQESERRFRRLVESNMFGVAFGDFTGGIHYVNDYFLQMTGYTRVEFEMGQVKWTEMTPPEFLPLDEQAIAELRAKGVSTPFEKEYIRKDGTRVPILIGSALLQEPYDQQQDIICFYVDLSERKQAELALRASEAIARTRAEELETLMEVVPVAIWLAHDPDCHHVTVNRAAYNLMRAEPGDPMTATPAGGTYPFKFKVQSNGQDIPAEELSLQKAGRTGQEVLQEAELVFEDGVVHYIYGRAVPLRDESGNVRGVIGAYVDISDRKQAEAQREYLITELEAERARFEAVLRQMPEGVIIADAASERMILANERTNQILQYSFELNLEMENYDDRVPFHGYHPDGRVYAPDDYPLIRSLRRGETVNQEELRIRYLDGKWLSLEVSSAPILNGKGQITAAIALMQDITERKRIEQSLRDSEALYRTLSEAVPDFIWSCDADGQADFVNPRWVDYTGLTLEELNAGGLAQVNHPDDFPRLMEEWEAAKQKGALLESEFRYRRKDGEYRWFMERAVPIKDDEGNIVRWIGTTTDIHERKQAELEREQLLAREQAAREAAEAANRIKDEFLAVVSHELRSPLNPILGWSKLLRSRQLDEEKTDRALEVIERNAQMQAQLINDLLDVSRILRGKLSLDAKPIDLVATIQAAMETVRLAAEAKSIQINTHLEPDVGQVAGDAGRLQQVIWNLLTNAVKFTSEGGQVDIRLERTGSQAQITITDTGKGIPPDFLPYVFEQFRQESSATNRRFGGLGLGLAIVRYLVELHGGTVQADSPGEGQGATFTVKLPLMPHQWITKPAPKPSEFSLNLQGIRILVVEDDDNTREFLAFLLELHGANVIATATAGEALTTLTQFKPDVLLSDIGMPDIDGYMLMRQIRALPSEQGGTIPAIALTAYAGEIDYQQAMAAGFQRHIAKPIEPEVLIQAIATLLVRSRTRTASPAVGNHPGTTGSGD, encoded by the coding sequence AAAAACGACTGTCCGAATTGTGCTAACGTCTCGCCATCCTATGTTTGTCTGGTGGGGCGACCATCTGCTGAACCTCTACAACGATGCCTATGCTGTTTTTCTTCACACCAAGCATCCAGCCCTAGCACAACCCGCTGCACAACTCTGGCACGAGATTTGGGATCAGCTTGAGCCTCGAATCGAATCTGCCCTTCATGCCAATGAGGGGACGTTTGACGAAGCACTGCTGTTCATTATGGAGCGCAAAGGTTACCCGGAGGAAACCTACGTAACGTTCTCCTACAGCCCCATTCCTAATGATGAAGGTACTATTGGCGGCATTCTTTGCGCCTGTACCGATGACACCGATCGCATTGTCGGAGAGCGGCAGTTGGCACTATTGCGGGAACTAGCAGCCAAAACTGTAGATGCCCGTACCTTTGATGAAGCCTGTACTCTTAGTGCAAGCTGCCTGGAAACCAACCCTTATGATTTCCCCTTTGCCTTCATTTATTTGGTGGATCCAGACCGCCAGTGTGCCGTTTTAGCGGGAACTAGCGGCATTGAGCCAGGACAGGCACTAGCCCCCGAAGTGATTGCGTTTGAGGATGACTCGATATGGTCGGTTGCAGAGGTGGTCAAGTCCCAGCAAGTCAGGTTAATTGAGGATTTGGCAGCGTGTGACAACTTGCCGAAGGGAGCATGGGATCGATCGCCCCATCAAGCTGTGGTAGTTCCAATCGCTGCTTCAGGACGGATGGGGAAAGCTGGCATTTTAGTGGTTGGTTTGAACCCCTTCAGACGTTTCGACGACTCCTATCGGGGATTTATTGATCTGGTTTCGGCTCAAATTGCCGCTAGCATCGCCAATGCTCAAGCCTACGAAGAAGAACGCAAACGCACTGAGGCACTGGCAGAACTTGATCGAGCCAAAACCACCTTTTTCAGCAACGTTTCCCACGAATTTCGCACCCCACTAACCCTGATGTTGAGTCCGCTGGAAGACCTTTCCAATACACTCAACGGACAGTTGCAACCTGATCAGCGTGAACAGTTACAACTGATTCAGCGAAACGGTTTGCGCTTGCAGAAGTTAGTCAATACCCTATTAGACTTTTCCCGCATTGAGGCGGGACGAATTCAGGCATCGTATGAACCCACCGATCTGGCGATCTACACCGCCGAACTTGCCAGTACGTTTCGATCTCTGGTTGAGCAAGCTGGCATGGCGCTTGTGATTGATTGTCCCGCTTTACCGGAACCTGTGTACGTCGATCGCGATATGTGGGAGAAGATTGTGCTGAATCTGCTCTCGAATGCGTTTAAGTTTACGTTCACGGGCAGTATCACCGTTCAATTACAACCCGTTGGTAGTTCGGTTCAGTTGAGCATTACAGATACCGGAGTTGGGATTCCGGAAGCAGAATTACCGCGATTATTTGAACGTTTTCATCGCGTCAGTGGTACTCGTTCTCGCACCTACGAAGGCTCTGGCATTGGGCTGGCACTCGTGCAAAAACTCGTTAAACTGCATGGTGGAACGATCCATGTCACCAGCCAAGTCGATCACGGCACCACTTTTACGATCGCAATTCCTTTCGGTACGGCTCATCTCCCTCAGGAACGAATTGAAGCCACTCGTACTCTGGTATCGACCGCATTAGGAGCCAATCCCTATGTGGTAGAAGCATCGCGCTGGATTTCAGATATAGAGATTGAGGGTTCTGGGTCGAGCAATGCAGAACTTTTGCTCGCTGTTCCTACCCAGTCTAAACACTCATCTACACCCCCTGCACGAGTCTTGCTGGTGGATGACAACGCCGATATGCGGGATTATGTGAAGCAGCTATTGAGCCAGTATTACAAGGTTGAAGCTGTCAGTGATGGTTTCGCAGCCTTAGAAGCAATGACCCAGCGTCCTCCCGATCTGGTACTGAGCGATGTAATGATGCCGGGGTTGGATGGCTTGGGGCTACTGCGGGAACTGAGGGCGAATCCTCTTACCCAAGAAATCCCAATGATTTTGTTGTCGGCACGGGCTGGAGAAGAGTCTCGCATTGAAGGATTAGAAGCCGGAGCTGATGATTATTTGACCAAACCGTTTTCTACCCGCGAATTGTTATCGCGAGTCGAAGCGAATTTGAAGCTGAGCCAACTGCGACTTGTCGCAGGACAGCGAGAGCAATTACTCCGGCAGCAAGCAGAAACTGCACGGCAACAAGTTGAGACAATTCTATCCAGCATCCAGGACGGGTTCTATGTGCTCGATCGCAACTGGCACTTCACTTATGTCAGCGATCGCTTATGCGAAATGGCTGGGAAGTCACGAGAAGAACTGCTGGGTCATAACAATTGGGAGCTATTTCCAGAAGCGGTTGATACAGAGGTATATGTTCAATTTCAGCGATCGCTGAGAGAACAAATTCCCCTCCAGTTTGAATACCTTTATCTCCCCTGGAACCGCTGGTTTGAGTACCGAGTTTACCCATCTGTGGATGGACTGACGATTTTTGCAACTGAAGTGACCGATCGCAAACGAGCAGAAGCGCAATTGCGTGAATCTGAAAAGTTTTTGCAGGCTATCAACGAAACCGCACCGAATCTGCTCTACATTTTTGACCTGAATGAACGACGCAATGTATACGTCAGTCCGCAAATTTTTCACATTCTGGGTATTTCGTCCGCAGATCTACAGGCATTCGATTCTCAGCTTCTCGCTGAGTTGTTTCATCCAGATGACCTGGAACAGATTGAGCAGCATCATGACCGAATACGAGCAGCCCAGGAAGATGACATTTTTACCATCGAATATCGGATGAAGCACGCCAGTGGACAGTGGCTGTGGCTATCCAGTCGTGACAAAATTTTTGCCCGCGATCAGCAGGGTAATCCAACCCAAATCCTGGGGTCAGCGATTGACATCAGCGATCGCAAACGGGCTGAAGAAGCCTTACAGGAAAGCCTTGCCATCCTGAATACAGTCAACGAAGTGACCCCCACCCTGATTTACATCAAAGATCGTCAAAGACGGTTACAGATGGTAAACCCAGCCACAGCTCGCTTACTAGGCAAATCGGAAGCAGAGCTGATCGGCAAAACAGAAGTAGATTACCTTAGACCAGAAGAGGCTGAGCAGATTGCGGAGAACGATTGTCGCGTCATGGACAGCGGACAGGTCATTACGTTTGAGGAACGTGTCGTTGTGCCAGAAGGAAGCCGGATCTTTCTTTCGGCTAAAGCGCCCTATCGGGATGAACAGGGCAATATCATCGGATTGATTGGGGTTTCCACAGACATTACTGATCGCAAACAAGCCGAAGCCACGTTGCAAGAAAGTGAGCGGCGTTTTCGTCGCCTCGTAGAATCCAATATGTTTGGGGTTGCCTTCGGTGACTTTACAGGCGGCATTCATTACGTCAATGATTATTTTCTTCAGATGACTGGCTACACCCGCGTAGAATTTGAGATGGGGCAGGTAAAGTGGACTGAGATGACCCCACCAGAATTTCTGCCACTCGATGAGCAGGCAATCGCAGAACTCAGAGCAAAGGGAGTTTCAACCCCGTTTGAGAAAGAATACATTCGCAAAGATGGCACGAGGGTGCCCATTCTCATCGGGTCAGCGTTACTTCAAGAGCCTTACGATCAACAGCAAGACATCATTTGCTTTTATGTAGACCTGAGCGAGCGCAAACAAGCAGAACTAGCGTTACGCGCAAGTGAAGCGATCGCCCGGACTCGTGCCGAAGAATTGGAAACGCTGATGGAAGTCGTTCCCGTTGCAATTTGGCTAGCCCATGATCCTGACTGTCATCACGTAACAGTAAACCGGGCTGCTTACAATTTGATGCGAGCAGAGCCAGGTGATCCAATGACTGCCACTCCTGCGGGTGGCACCTATCCCTTCAAATTTAAGGTGCAGAGCAATGGGCAAGACATTCCAGCAGAAGAGCTGTCCCTGCAAAAGGCAGGACGGACAGGACAGGAGGTACTACAGGAAGCCGAACTCGTGTTTGAAGACGGCGTTGTGCATTATATATATGGACGCGCCGTACCGCTACGGGACGAGTCGGGTAACGTTCGTGGAGTGATCGGAGCCTATGTAGACATTAGCGATCGCAAACAAGCGGAAGCTCAACGGGAATATCTGATCACAGAACTGGAGGCGGAACGAGCACGATTTGAGGCGGTTCTACGCCAAATGCCAGAAGGGGTGATCATTGCCGATGCAGCTTCAGAACGTATGATCCTAGCGAATGAACGCACCAATCAGATTCTTCAGTACTCCTTTGAGTTGAATCTGGAGATGGAAAACTACGACGACAGGGTCCCCTTTCATGGTTATCATCCCGATGGGCGAGTTTATGCCCCAGATGATTATCCGCTCATCCGCTCACTGCGAAGGGGGGAAACTGTTAATCAGGAAGAACTGCGGATACGTTATCTAGATGGAAAATGGCTGAGCCTTGAAGTCAGTTCCGCTCCGATTCTCAATGGCAAGGGGCAGATTACAGCCGCCATTGCTCTAATGCAAGACATTACAGAGCGCAAGCGCATCGAACAATCCTTGCGGGACAGTGAAGCGCTGTATCGGACTCTCAGCGAAGCGGTACCTGATTTTATTTGGTCGTGTGACGCTGACGGTCAAGCCGATTTTGTGAATCCACGATGGGTAGACTATACCGGACTGACCCTTGAAGAATTGAATGCCGGAGGACTAGCTCAGGTTAACCATCCTGACGATTTTCCTCGACTAATGGAAGAATGGGAAGCCGCAAAACAAAAGGGGGCATTACTGGAATCAGAGTTCCGCTATCGTCGTAAAGATGGGGAATATCGATGGTTTATGGAGCGTGCTGTTCCCATTAAAGACGATGAGGGCAACATCGTGCGCTGGATTGGTACGACAACTGATATTCATGAGCGCAAGCAAGCCGAACTCGAACGCGAACAACTTTTGGCGAGAGAGCAAGCCGCACGGGAGGCAGCCGAAGCCGCCAATCGCATCAAAGATGAGTTTTTGGCAGTGGTGTCCCATGAGTTGCGATCGCCCCTCAACCCGATTCTCGGCTGGTCAAAGCTACTGCGAAGTCGCCAATTGGATGAAGAAAAAACCGATCGCGCTCTAGAAGTAATTGAGCGCAATGCCCAGATGCAAGCGCAACTGATTAACGACTTACTGGATGTGTCCCGCATTTTGCGCGGCAAATTGAGTTTGGATGCCAAGCCTATTGATCTAGTTGCCACCATTCAAGCGGCAATGGAAACTGTGCGACTCGCAGCAGAAGCTAAATCGATTCAAATAAACACTCACCTTGAACCGGATGTTGGACAGGTTGCCGGAGATGCAGGGCGATTACAGCAAGTCATTTGGAATCTTTTAACCAACGCCGTCAAATTTACATCTGAGGGAGGGCAAGTAGATATCCGGCTCGAACGCACTGGCTCTCAAGCCCAAATCACCATCACTGATACTGGCAAGGGCATCCCTCCTGATTTTCTGCCCTATGTATTTGAGCAATTCCGCCAAGAGAGTTCCGCGACAAATCGACGGTTTGGTGGGCTGGGTTTAGGACTGGCGATCGTCCGCTACTTGGTAGAACTGCATGGCGGCACAGTGCAAGCAGACAGCCCTGGCGAAGGGCAGGGAGCCACCTTTACCGTCAAATTACCACTGATGCCCCATCAATGGATCACGAAGCCAGCTCCGAAACCCTCTGAATTCTCTCTAAATTTACAAGGTATTCGCATTCTAGTCGTGGAGGACGATGACAATACTCGCGAGTTTCTCGCCTTCCTGCTGGAGTTACATGGGGCAAATGTGATTGCTACAGCAACCGCAGGCGAGGCGCTCACGACACTCACGCAGTTCAAACCAGATGTCCTCTTGAGTGATATTGGGATGCCCGATATAGATGGCTATATGCTGATGCGGCAAATCAGAGCCTTACCATCTGAGCAAGGGGGAACGATTCCCGCGATCGCCCTGACTGCCTATGCCGGAGAAATTGACTACCAGCAGGCAATGGCAGCAGGCTTTCAACGGCATATCGCTAAACCGATCGAACCGGAGGTATTAATCCAGGCGATTGCAACACTCTTAGTTCGAAGCAGAACGCGAACAGCTTCTCCAGCAGTTGGAAACCATCCTGGGACAACAGGAAGCGGTGATTAA
- a CDS encoding PAS domain S-box protein: MDIQLKRLLRISSSYTRYGVAVISVLLSLLLLPLWGARSPFLMLIPAVMVSSYYGGLGPGILATILGGFLGFRFLPQWSCESVLNPHLGDLLRLGVFFSIGVFVGFLSWRLLSEKRQAEASSRSYQESEKRYRLMVEQVKDYAFYTLDPHGVVNTWNTGAERLKGYCSADIVGRSFALCFPPEEIERGKSESILQDAIAHGQWVDEGWHVRKDGSLFWAEAVTTALRDERGQLQGFSQVVHDISDRRQAEETLRKTNQTLQSIIQASPLAMFPRDAQGVHHER, encoded by the coding sequence ATGGATATCCAGTTGAAACGCTTACTGCGGATTTCTTCGTCGTACACACGATATGGCGTTGCAGTTATCAGCGTCTTATTATCCCTACTACTGTTGCCGTTGTGGGGGGCGAGATCGCCCTTTCTCATGCTGATTCCAGCCGTGATGGTGAGTTCTTACTATGGCGGTTTGGGTCCAGGGATACTGGCTACAATCTTGGGTGGGTTCTTGGGGTTTAGGTTTCTACCTCAGTGGTCTTGCGAATCGGTTTTGAATCCTCATCTTGGCGATCTGCTGCGCTTGGGTGTATTTTTTTCGATTGGGGTATTTGTTGGCTTTCTCAGTTGGCGCTTACTATCTGAAAAACGACAGGCAGAAGCTAGTTCCCGGTCGTATCAGGAAAGTGAAAAACGGTATCGCTTAATGGTTGAGCAGGTTAAAGACTACGCCTTTTATACTCTTGATCCACATGGCGTTGTGAATACCTGGAACACGGGTGCCGAACGGTTAAAAGGATATTGTTCTGCTGACATTGTGGGGCGCTCATTTGCCTTATGTTTTCCTCCGGAAGAGATTGAGCGGGGAAAGTCAGAGTCTATTTTGCAGGACGCGATCGCCCACGGGCAATGGGTGGATGAGGGCTGGCACGTTCGCAAAGACGGCTCTCTATTTTGGGCAGAAGCGGTGACAACGGCGTTGCGAGATGAAAGGGGGCAACTGCAAGGATTTTCTCAAGTTGTTCACGACATTAGCGATCGCAGGCAAGCCGAAGAGACTCTACGAAAGACGAATCAAACGCTGCAAAGCATTATTCAAGCTTCTCCGCTGGCGATGTTCCCGCGCGATGCGCAAGGAGTGCATCATGAGCGCTGA